One window of Labilithrix sp. genomic DNA carries:
- a CDS encoding helix-turn-helix domain-containing protein, with protein MKRCECGGDLKAGPQRLSAVAGGRRFRATVTAPVCRRCRASFVDGRLLERFDLAIACDLAMRGPADGETFRFLRKAIGLAAATLAELLGVSAETISRWENGQRAVDGPAWITVGTLVLERAGRPTSTLDRLGVLARDARPASPVTLVVQPQAATKM; from the coding sequence ATGAAGCGATGCGAATGCGGCGGCGATCTGAAGGCCGGACCCCAGCGCCTCTCCGCCGTCGCGGGGGGGCGCCGCTTCCGCGCGACCGTCACCGCGCCGGTCTGTCGTCGCTGCCGAGCGTCGTTCGTCGACGGCCGGCTCCTCGAGCGGTTCGACCTCGCGATCGCGTGCGATCTCGCGATGCGCGGGCCCGCCGACGGCGAGACCTTCCGCTTCCTGCGGAAGGCGATCGGGCTCGCCGCCGCGACGCTCGCGGAGCTCCTCGGCGTCAGCGCGGAGACGATCTCGCGCTGGGAGAACGGGCAGCGCGCGGTCGACGGACCGGCGTGGATCACGGTGGGGACGCTCGTCCTCGAGCGCGCGGGCCGCCCAACGTCGACGCTCGATCGGCTCGGCGTCCTCGCGCGCGACGCGCGCCCCGCGTCGCCCGTCACGCTGGTCGTGCAGCCGCAGGCCGCGACCAAGATGTAG